A part of Thermotoga petrophila RKU-1 genomic DNA contains:
- a CDS encoding chromate transporter → MIGRLFFLFLRISALTIGGGYAMIPVMKWELERSGLLTEKEFFRIVSTAQVVPGPIAFNTAVLVGKRLAGISGAIASGLAVVLPPFFAIVAVAEVIRALSGISYVRSFLRGAYASIIGLVGSVLYRLVKNQRWNLYRAIMIGVAVFVLLLNGSLVIPVVILLVLLLYLKEV, encoded by the coding sequence TTGATTGGAAGACTGTTCTTCCTTTTCTTGAGGATCTCCGCCCTCACCATAGGTGGAGGATACGCCATGATTCCCGTGATGAAATGGGAACTGGAAAGATCCGGCCTTTTGACGGAGAAAGAATTCTTTCGTATCGTGAGCACAGCTCAGGTGGTACCGGGTCCTATCGCCTTCAACACTGCGGTGTTGGTGGGGAAGAGACTTGCTGGTATCTCCGGGGCGATCGCCTCTGGATTGGCCGTTGTGCTACCACCGTTTTTCGCCATAGTTGCGGTTGCAGAAGTGATACGCGCTCTTTCAGGAATCAGCTACGTTCGGAGTTTTCTGAGAGGTGCTTACGCTTCCATAATCGGACTTGTAGGGAGTGTTCTGTACCGGCTTGTGAAAAACCAGCGCTGGAATCTCTACAGAGCCATTATGATAGGAGTAGCGGTTTTCGTTCTGCTTCTCAATGGATCCCTCGTGATTCCGGTGGTCATTTTGCTCGTTCTGCTTCTGTATCTGAAGGAGGTATGA
- the guaA gene encoding glutamine-hydrolyzing GMP synthase, whose amino-acid sequence MVLVVDYGSQYSRLITRRIRENEVYSEVVFPDDKVDLSKVDTVILSGGPRSVYEEDAPKLPEWFQEYKGPVLAICYGMQLIVKELGGEVRRGRGEYGRTLVELSRDPIFEGIPEKVHVWMSHGDEVVRLPEGFHPIAVSETGVIAAATDGKRFWLLQFHPEVHHTEYGDRMISNFLFNVCKLEKNWKIGDLVEEKIRHIKETIGNKKAILALSGGVDSSVAAVLVHRAIGKNLVCVFVDHGLLRKNEREEVERVFKEHFDMNLVVVDARKRFLEKLRGVTDPEKKRKIIGEEFIRVFEEEAKKHDVEFLVQGTIYSDVIESAASGKTTAKIKSHHNVGGLPEKMNLKLVEPLRDLFKDEVRKVGKYLGIPDRIINRHPFPGPGLAVRVLGEVTEEKLEILREADYIFIETLRKHDYYDKVWQAFAVLLPIKSVGVKGDARAYEYVVALRAVNSVEGMTADWSRIPHDILDEAARRITREVKGVGRVVYDITSKPPATIEWE is encoded by the coding sequence TTGGTACTCGTCGTGGATTACGGCTCTCAGTACTCCAGACTCATAACGAGAAGGATCAGAGAAAACGAGGTCTATTCCGAAGTGGTCTTCCCCGATGATAAGGTAGATCTTTCGAAAGTAGACACCGTGATCCTCTCCGGTGGTCCAAGAAGCGTTTATGAAGAGGACGCCCCAAAGCTTCCAGAGTGGTTCCAAGAATACAAAGGTCCAGTACTCGCCATATGCTATGGAATGCAGCTGATCGTGAAAGAACTCGGAGGAGAGGTCAGGAGAGGACGAGGGGAGTACGGAAGAACCCTCGTGGAGCTCTCGAGGGATCCGATATTCGAAGGAATTCCGGAGAAGGTTCACGTCTGGATGAGCCACGGCGATGAGGTGGTTAGGCTTCCGGAAGGGTTCCATCCGATCGCCGTGTCCGAAACGGGTGTGATCGCCGCTGCCACAGATGGAAAAAGGTTCTGGCTGCTCCAGTTCCACCCGGAAGTGCACCACACCGAGTACGGTGATCGTATGATTTCCAACTTCCTCTTCAATGTGTGTAAGCTTGAGAAAAACTGGAAGATAGGAGACCTCGTGGAAGAGAAAATAAGACACATCAAAGAGACCATAGGGAACAAAAAAGCGATCCTCGCGCTTTCTGGAGGGGTAGATTCTTCCGTTGCAGCGGTCCTCGTGCACAGAGCGATAGGAAAGAACCTCGTGTGTGTCTTCGTGGACCACGGCCTTCTCAGAAAGAACGAGCGAGAAGAAGTGGAGAGAGTCTTCAAGGAACACTTCGACATGAATCTGGTTGTTGTGGATGCCAGGAAGAGATTTCTCGAAAAACTCAGAGGAGTCACGGATCCGGAGAAGAAGAGGAAGATCATAGGAGAAGAATTCATACGAGTGTTCGAAGAGGAAGCGAAAAAACACGATGTGGAATTTCTTGTTCAGGGAACGATCTATTCAGACGTCATAGAAAGCGCCGCATCCGGAAAGACGACTGCGAAGATAAAGAGCCACCACAACGTGGGCGGTCTTCCAGAGAAGATGAACCTGAAACTGGTAGAACCCCTCAGAGACCTCTTCAAAGACGAGGTGAGAAAAGTAGGAAAGTATCTCGGCATACCGGACAGGATCATAAACAGGCATCCGTTCCCTGGCCCTGGACTCGCCGTGAGGGTGCTGGGAGAGGTCACGGAAGAAAAGCTCGAAATCCTGAGAGAAGCGGACTACATATTCATAGAAACTCTCAGAAAGCATGACTACTACGATAAAGTGTGGCAGGCGTTTGCGGTTCTTCTTCCTATAAAAAGCGTAGGCGTGAAGGGTGACGCGAGGGCGTATGAGTACGTGGTGGCGCTTCGAGCCGTGAACAGCGTGGAGGGGATGACCGCAGACTGGTCCAGAATTCCGCATGATATACTGGACGAGGCAGCAAGAAGGATCACAAGAGAAGTGAAAGGTGTCGGCAGAGTGGTCTACGATATAACTTCAAAACCGCCTGCAACCATAGAGTGGGAGTGA
- a CDS encoding N-glycosylase/DNA lyase — translation MEELLKELERIREEAKPLVEQRFEEFKRLGEEGTEEDLFCELSFCVLTANWSAEGGIRAQKEIGKGFVHLPLEELAEKLREVGHRYPQKRAEFIVENRKLLGKLKNLVKGDPFQSREFLVRNAKGIGWKEASHFLRNTGVEDLAILDKHVLRLMKRHGLIQEIPKGWSKKRYLYVEEILRKVAEAFGESPGKFDLYLWYLVKGKVDK, via the coding sequence TTGGAAGAACTGCTGAAAGAACTCGAAAGGATACGAGAAGAAGCAAAACCGCTCGTTGAACAGCGGTTCGAAGAGTTCAAAAGATTGGGCGAAGAAGGAACAGAAGAGGATCTCTTCTGTGAACTCTCTTTCTGTGTTCTCACAGCCAACTGGAGTGCGGAAGGTGGAATTAGAGCGCAGAAAGAAATCGGAAAGGGTTTTGTGCATCTTCCCCTTGAGGAACTCGCGGAAAAACTGAGAGAGGTTGGACACAGGTATCCTCAAAAGAGAGCCGAGTTCATAGTAGAAAACAGAAAACTGCTGGGAAAGTTGAAGAACCTTGTGAAGGGTGATCCTTTTCAATCCAGAGAGTTCCTAGTAAGAAACGCAAAGGGGATCGGCTGGAAAGAGGCGAGCCACTTTCTCAGAAACACCGGTGTGGAAGACCTCGCCATTTTGGATAAACACGTTCTGAGACTCATGAAAAGACACGGCCTGATTCAGGAGATACCAAAAGGATGGAGTAAGAAAAGATATCTCTACGTGGAAGAGATCCTCAGAAAAGTCGCCGAAGCGTTTGGAGAATCTCCCGGGAAGTTCGATCTCTACCTGTGGTACCTTGTGAAGGGGAAGGTGGATAAATAG
- the hflK gene encoding FtsH protease activity modulator HflK, protein MRKYVWIVVFIVLGIYFLTGVYQVGPSEVALLKTFGRFTSVVPSGIHYHLPYPIQSHVTVDVTTVRKIEIGFRSIQRGERISYQSVPQEAIMITGDNNLVSVEAVVQYRVKDPVAYAFNITEADSIVRFTTESVLREKVAMRSIDDVLTSGRDEIGFKTAQMLQEILDSYNCGIKVENVYLQEVVPPDPVVDAFDDVNNARQDKERLINEARKYANDVVPKAQGQAQEILRQAEAYAQEVYLKALGEAKRFEEVLEEYSKAPDITRKRMLLDALQSLLEKSENKVFFVGNGDSLNILNISDLLKGMGK, encoded by the coding sequence GTGCGAAAATACGTGTGGATAGTCGTTTTCATCGTGCTGGGAATCTACTTTCTCACCGGTGTGTATCAGGTAGGACCCTCCGAAGTCGCCCTCCTCAAGACTTTTGGAAGATTCACCTCGGTCGTTCCTTCAGGAATCCACTACCACCTGCCGTATCCGATTCAGTCTCATGTGACCGTCGACGTCACAACTGTGAGAAAGATCGAAATAGGATTCAGAAGCATTCAACGAGGGGAGAGGATCTCTTACCAGTCGGTTCCTCAAGAAGCCATAATGATCACAGGAGACAACAACCTCGTGAGTGTGGAAGCGGTGGTTCAGTACAGGGTGAAAGACCCCGTCGCTTACGCCTTCAACATCACAGAAGCGGATTCCATCGTGAGATTCACAACAGAATCTGTTCTTCGTGAGAAGGTAGCGATGAGAAGCATCGACGACGTTCTCACCTCAGGAAGAGATGAAATAGGATTCAAAACTGCCCAAATGCTCCAGGAGATTCTCGATTCCTACAACTGCGGTATAAAGGTGGAAAACGTTTATCTCCAGGAAGTGGTCCCGCCAGATCCCGTTGTTGACGCCTTCGACGATGTGAACAACGCTCGTCAGGACAAAGAACGTCTCATAAACGAGGCAAGAAAATACGCCAACGACGTTGTTCCAAAAGCCCAGGGACAGGCACAAGAGATACTGAGACAGGCAGAGGCCTACGCTCAGGAAGTTTATCTGAAAGCACTCGGCGAAGCGAAAAGATTCGAAGAGGTGCTGGAAGAATACTCAAAGGCTCCTGATATCACGAGAAAACGAATGCTCCTCGACGCTCTCCAATCTTTGCTTGAAAAATCCGAAAACAAGGTTTTCTTCGTGGGAAACGGTGATTCTCTGAACATTCTCAACATTTCCGACCTTCTGAAGGGGATGGGAAAATGA
- the hflC gene encoding protease modulator HflC, which produces MKIWMISLLIILIVVGAILLFSSFYVLDQTQQAVVLRFGKIVAVETEPGLHFKQPFVDNVVRFDKRILLYDIEPEKIIAADKKTLVIDTYVLWRIKDAEAFIKSLKSVKLALPRIDDVVYSHVRNIFAKANFDEIISEKREDLLREVTALSREDLKDFGIEVVDVRVKHADLPAENEKAVYERMKAERYSIAAQIRAEGEKEARKIRAEADKTAKVLIAEAQSKAEQIKGTGEASAVKIYAEVFSKDKDFYEFWRTMEVYRSIEKGILIIGDELDALKYLKTK; this is translated from the coding sequence ATGAAAATCTGGATGATTTCTCTTCTGATCATTCTGATCGTGGTGGGTGCGATCCTTCTTTTCTCTTCTTTCTACGTCCTGGATCAGACACAGCAAGCGGTGGTTCTGAGGTTCGGAAAGATCGTCGCGGTGGAAACAGAACCTGGGCTTCACTTCAAGCAGCCGTTCGTTGATAATGTGGTGAGATTCGATAAAAGAATCCTCCTCTACGATATAGAACCAGAAAAGATCATAGCCGCCGACAAGAAAACGCTCGTGATAGACACGTACGTTCTCTGGAGGATAAAAGATGCGGAAGCGTTCATAAAATCACTGAAGAGCGTGAAGCTCGCTCTTCCAAGAATCGACGATGTGGTTTACTCACACGTGAGGAACATCTTCGCAAAAGCGAACTTCGACGAGATCATCTCCGAGAAGAGAGAAGACCTTTTGAGGGAAGTCACGGCTCTTTCAAGAGAAGATCTGAAGGACTTCGGCATAGAAGTGGTCGATGTGAGGGTGAAGCACGCCGACCTCCCCGCTGAGAACGAAAAGGCCGTGTACGAAAGAATGAAAGCGGAAAGATACAGCATCGCTGCACAGATCAGGGCTGAAGGTGAGAAAGAGGCAAGAAAGATACGTGCGGAAGCCGACAAAACAGCGAAGGTTCTGATCGCGGAAGCTCAAAGCAAAGCAGAGCAAATCAAGGGAACCGGAGAAGCAAGCGCGGTGAAGATCTACGCGGAGGTGTTTTCAAAAGACAAGGACTTCTACGAATTCTGGAGAACGATGGAGGTTTACAGATCCATCGAGAAAGGAATTCTCATAATTGGAGACGAACTCGATGCACTGAAATACCTCAAAACGAAGTAA
- a CDS encoding glycosyltransferase yields the protein MFLNLIATAGNDRIRDFLVNDWYRSLKENVDLSKTDVLVINYGLTGLPKEVINFPAVERSGLINNTRFINLAIFLENHPEYDQILFCDGGDIIFQSDISHLFEEHRDAFRAVVEQLSPPIDLVVKEEDLVNGKEIKSFLSNKKLFNVGVIIAPREGFLELARTMERRLKNINVWGGDTVIGNYVIYKNPHVELPSKYNFIPSTAREKFYVKDSKFYLENGELIPIVHNAGRYRFLRPVKDFGYGPGKNRVNKFNIWMFRMLFSVSNFLKMK from the coding sequence ATGTTTTTGAATCTGATAGCAACGGCAGGTAACGACAGAATAAGGGACTTTCTTGTGAACGACTGGTACAGATCTCTGAAGGAAAATGTGGATCTGAGCAAAACGGACGTTCTCGTCATAAACTACGGTCTCACAGGACTTCCTAAAGAGGTTATCAACTTTCCGGCTGTGGAGCGTTCTGGACTCATAAACAACACGCGTTTCATCAATCTTGCCATTTTTCTTGAGAATCATCCTGAGTACGATCAGATCCTGTTTTGTGATGGCGGAGACATCATCTTCCAGAGTGACATCTCGCACCTATTCGAGGAACACAGAGATGCTTTTCGAGCGGTTGTGGAGCAGTTGAGTCCACCCATTGATCTCGTGGTGAAGGAAGAAGACCTTGTGAATGGAAAGGAGATAAAGTCTTTTCTTTCAAACAAAAAGCTCTTCAACGTGGGTGTGATAATAGCACCAAGGGAAGGTTTCCTCGAGCTCGCAAGAACAATGGAGAGACGTCTGAAAAACATAAACGTCTGGGGTGGAGATACTGTCATTGGAAACTACGTGATCTACAAGAACCCTCATGTGGAACTTCCTTCGAAGTACAACTTCATTCCTTCAACGGCCCGAGAAAAATTCTACGTGAAAGATTCGAAGTTCTATCTCGAAAATGGTGAGCTCATTCCCATCGTTCACAACGCTGGGAGGTACAGATTTCTCAGACCGGTGAAAGATTTCGGTTACGGCCCCGGAAAGAACAGGGTAAACAAGTTCAACATATGGATGTTCAGAATGCTCTTCAGCGTGAGTAACTTTCTGAAAATGAAGTGA
- the ribH gene encoding 6,7-dimethyl-8-ribityllumazine synthase produces the protein MKVIQGDYRGEGLKIAVVVPRFNDLVTSKLLEGALDGLKRHGVSDENITVVRIPGSMEAIYTLKKLLDLNVHDAIIVLGAVIRGETYHFNVVANEIGKAVAQFNMTSDIPIVFGVLTTDTLEQALNRAGAKSGNKGFEAAMVAIEMANLRKRLRRDVFESDSNGR, from the coding sequence ATGAAGGTTATCCAGGGAGACTACAGAGGAGAAGGGTTGAAGATAGCCGTAGTCGTTCCTAGGTTCAACGACCTTGTCACTTCGAAACTCCTCGAGGGGGCGCTCGACGGGCTGAAAAGACACGGTGTCTCAGACGAGAACATAACGGTTGTGAGAATTCCGGGAAGTATGGAAGCGATATACACGCTCAAGAAACTCCTCGACCTCAACGTGCACGATGCTATAATCGTTCTCGGTGCTGTGATAAGAGGGGAGACGTACCACTTCAACGTGGTGGCGAACGAGATAGGTAAGGCTGTAGCGCAGTTCAACATGACCTCTGATATTCCTATTGTTTTCGGCGTTCTCACCACGGACACCCTTGAACAGGCCCTCAACAGAGCCGGAGCAAAGAGTGGAAACAAAGGTTTTGAAGCAGCGATGGTAGCGATCGAAATGGCAAATCTCAGAAAGAGACTCAGGAGGGATGTTTTTGAATCTGATAGCAACGGCAGGTAA
- a CDS encoding bifunctional 3,4-dihydroxy-2-butanone-4-phosphate synthase/GTP cyclohydrolase II, whose translation MEELRETFEGGKPVVLIDRNRENEADFVFPAQLITEDVVNFFVTYGKGLFCVTADEEDLLKRGFVKLSSNYGANYFVPVDWGTGTGISASERAETCRKLAEGRYFYEFRYPGHVTVIGGIGFQRRKGHTEASLEISELAGFSRYAVIVEILDEKGNSHNLDYVLQISKRFSLPVLEMDDVWREFVKRKLLMKKKAEATLPTDFGVFKVVSFENHLDGKEHFAIVKEPLEDPVAVRIHSECVTGDVLSSLRCDCGSQLANFLRYMSAHGGILIYLRQEGRGIGLSNKIAAYSLQDKGLDTVEANRVLGFSEDERDYAPAVQILKALGIERVLLFTNNQRKTVGLEKYGIEVIETKRLYGRVTPYNRFYLSTKMRKLGHKLEEILGEVNS comes from the coding sequence GTGGAAGAACTGAGAGAGACTTTTGAGGGAGGAAAACCTGTCGTTTTGATCGACAGAAACAGAGAGAACGAAGCGGATTTTGTTTTTCCCGCTCAATTGATCACCGAAGACGTTGTGAATTTTTTCGTCACATACGGGAAGGGACTCTTCTGTGTTACAGCCGACGAAGAAGATCTTTTGAAAAGAGGGTTCGTAAAACTTTCCTCGAACTACGGAGCGAACTATTTTGTCCCGGTGGACTGGGGCACTGGCACCGGGATTTCGGCGTCAGAAAGGGCAGAAACGTGCAGAAAACTGGCAGAGGGCAGATATTTCTATGAGTTCAGGTACCCAGGCCACGTCACAGTGATCGGAGGAATCGGTTTCCAGAGACGAAAAGGACACACGGAGGCATCTTTGGAAATTTCTGAACTCGCAGGTTTCAGTCGTTATGCGGTGATCGTGGAAATTCTGGATGAGAAGGGAAATTCTCACAATCTGGATTATGTTTTACAAATTTCGAAGAGGTTTTCCCTCCCCGTTCTGGAGATGGACGATGTCTGGCGTGAATTTGTGAAGAGAAAGCTTCTCATGAAGAAAAAAGCAGAAGCAACACTTCCAACGGATTTCGGTGTCTTCAAGGTTGTTTCTTTCGAAAACCACCTCGATGGCAAAGAACACTTCGCAATCGTTAAGGAACCCCTCGAAGATCCCGTTGCTGTGAGAATACACTCCGAATGCGTGACCGGGGATGTTCTCTCTTCTTTGAGGTGTGACTGCGGTTCACAGCTGGCGAATTTTCTCAGATACATGTCAGCTCACGGAGGTATCCTGATCTATTTGAGACAGGAAGGGAGAGGAATCGGCCTTTCGAACAAAATTGCAGCCTATTCTCTTCAGGACAAAGGTTTGGACACGGTGGAGGCAAACAGAGTTCTTGGTTTTTCTGAGGACGAAAGAGATTACGCACCGGCGGTGCAGATCTTGAAAGCCCTTGGCATCGAAAGGGTTCTTCTCTTCACCAACAACCAAAGAAAGACGGTTGGTCTTGAAAAATACGGAATCGAAGTTATCGAAACAAAAAGATTGTACGGGAGAGTAACACCATACAACAGGTTTTATCTTTCAACAAAAATGAGAAAACTCGGACACAAACTTGAGGAGATCCTTGGGGAGGTGAATTCATGA
- a CDS encoding riboflavin synthase, with translation MFTGIVQKVERGHLRGERIFFKRTWEVKLGESIAVNGVCLTVSGLSEEEYWFDVGEETRRRTNLFVSRFYNLEKSLALGSRVEGHLVTGHVDGTVRFVGMERRGNSYFMFFSMPSERWAIVPKGSITLNGISLTVVETSLDTFSVQVIPHTFENTNLQYLVPGDPVNYEIDIIARYLKGVIDSGRTERDF, from the coding sequence GTGTTCACGGGAATAGTTCAGAAGGTGGAAAGAGGGCACCTCAGAGGAGAGAGGATCTTCTTCAAAAGAACGTGGGAAGTGAAACTGGGAGAGAGTATAGCGGTGAACGGTGTGTGTCTGACTGTCTCCGGGCTTTCAGAAGAAGAGTACTGGTTCGATGTGGGTGAGGAAACGAGGAGGAGAACCAATCTTTTCGTTTCTCGTTTTTACAATCTTGAAAAATCTCTGGCTCTCGGCAGCAGAGTTGAAGGACACCTGGTAACAGGCCATGTGGACGGTACCGTCAGGTTTGTCGGAATGGAAAGGCGCGGAAACAGCTATTTCATGTTCTTTTCGATGCCGTCGGAAAGATGGGCGATCGTTCCAAAAGGTTCTATCACGTTGAACGGTATCAGCCTCACCGTCGTTGAAACTTCTCTGGACACGTTCAGTGTTCAGGTGATCCCACACACGTTCGAGAACACGAACCTCCAGTATCTGGTGCCCGGAGATCCCGTTAACTACGAGATCGATATCATCGCTCGCTACTTGAAAGGGGTGATAGACAGTGGAAGAACTGAGAGAGACTTTTGA
- the ribD gene encoding bifunctional diaminohydroxyphosphoribosylaminopyrimidine deaminase/5-amino-6-(5-phosphoribosylamino)uracil reductase RibD: MYETFMKRAIELAKKGLGRVNPNPPVGAVVVKDGRIIAEGFHPYFGGPHAERMAIESARKKGEDLRGATLIVTLEPCDHHGKTPPCTDLIIESGIKTVVIGTRDPNPVSGNGVEKFRNHGIEVIEGVLEEEVKKLCEFFITYVTKKRPFVALKYASTLDGKIADHRGDSKWITDKLRFKVHEMRNIYSAVLVGAGTVLKDNPQLTCRLKEGRNPVRVILDRKGVLSGKVFRVFEENARVIVFTESEEAEYPPHVEKALSDCSVESILRNLYERDIDSVLVEGGSKVFSEFLDHADVVFGFYSTKIFGKGLDVFSGYLSDVSVPPKFKVVNVEFSDSEFLVEMRPCSRE, from the coding sequence ATGTATGAAACTTTCATGAAAAGAGCGATAGAGCTTGCAAAGAAAGGACTTGGAAGGGTGAATCCCAACCCACCAGTTGGTGCGGTCGTTGTGAAAGACGGCAGGATAATCGCGGAGGGTTTTCATCCCTATTTTGGAGGTCCGCACGCTGAAAGGATGGCAATAGAAAGTGCAAGAAAGAAAGGAGAAGATTTACGAGGTGCAACTCTCATAGTTACCCTTGAACCCTGTGATCATCATGGAAAGACACCTCCATGCACGGATCTGATCATAGAAAGTGGAATAAAAACCGTTGTGATTGGAACAAGGGATCCAAATCCTGTTTCGGGAAACGGTGTGGAAAAATTCAGAAATCACGGTATTGAAGTGATAGAAGGTGTTTTGGAAGAAGAGGTGAAAAAGCTGTGTGAGTTTTTCATCACTTATGTGACAAAGAAAAGGCCGTTCGTTGCGCTGAAGTACGCGTCCACCTTAGATGGGAAAATAGCTGATCACAGAGGAGATTCCAAGTGGATCACAGACAAACTCAGATTCAAGGTTCACGAGATGAGAAACATCTACTCTGCTGTTCTCGTCGGTGCTGGAACGGTTTTGAAGGACAATCCTCAGCTAACCTGCAGACTGAAAGAAGGCAGAAATCCTGTGAGGGTGATCCTCGACAGAAAGGGTGTTTTGAGTGGGAAAGTGTTCAGAGTGTTCGAAGAAAACGCTCGGGTGATCGTTTTCACAGAAAGTGAAGAGGCGGAATATCCACCACACGTGGAGAAGGCCCTGAGCGATTGTTCTGTGGAGAGTATATTGAGAAATCTGTATGAAAGGGATATCGATTCTGTCTTGGTGGAAGGCGGATCGAAGGTGTTCAGTGAATTTTTGGATCACGCAGATGTGGTTTTTGGTTTTTATTCGACGAAGATTTTCGGAAAGGGGCTTGATGTCTTCTCCGGTTATCTGTCAGATGTTTCGGTTCCTCCGAAGTTCAAAGTGGTGAACGTGGAGTTTTCCGATTCGGAGTTTCTGGTGGAGATGAGACCGTGTTCACGGGAATAG
- a CDS encoding GGDEF domain-containing protein has product MIARWGGEEFLILCPETKLNEAVSLAERIRTKIEKEVFENGLNVTVSIGVCEMKDHETIDDLLKEADDNLYLAKQRGKNRVIGR; this is encoded by the coding sequence GTGATTGCGAGGTGGGGTGGAGAAGAGTTTTTGATCCTCTGTCCTGAAACGAAGTTGAACGAAGCGGTGAGCCTCGCTGAGAGAATCAGGACTAAGATCGAGAAAGAAGTCTTTGAAAACGGCTTGAATGTAACCGTGAGTATCGGTGTTTGCGAAATGAAAGATCATGAGACAATAGACGATCTTCTCAAAGAAGCAGACGATAACCTCTATCTGGCAAAACAGCGTGGAAAAAACAGAGTGATCGGCAGATGA
- a CDS encoding RNA-guided endonuclease InsQ/TnpB family protein, with the protein MPGRVIRTYKLAVPGHLNRMCEELNRTAARIYNKTMSLVRKIHQKKGFWLSWPAADKYILRWAENIKIHVHSKQAFVQLYFQALKGYFKAAKKNQDAKPPHKKKRYLPFIWKESAVKLLPDGTLRLSLGKEREPFVVQTPLKPPLRIKQARLVFEDGYYLHLAIEVEIEEKNAGSGVMAADLGVLRPITCFDGKEVISYHGGVLSSTLRYRNKRLASFQSAIAECKKGSRRYNKLVSAKKRALRRLRNQINDIMHKITSSFIGLCLRKQIRTIVIGDVTGIRERADYSDNANQKIHQWQFRKLIEMIRYKAEQFGIEVKLISEANTSKTCPNCGAKNNPNGRRYHCKACGFEYHRDGVGAINIWKRYPGTGQVVAGLAPVRGVRFHPHLCGHGASLAPWKVA; encoded by the coding sequence ATGCCCGGACGTGTGATACGAACCTACAAACTCGCCGTACCAGGACATTTGAATCGAATGTGCGAAGAACTCAACCGCACAGCAGCAAGAATCTACAACAAAACGATGTCTCTTGTGCGAAAGATACACCAAAAGAAAGGCTTCTGGCTGTCCTGGCCTGCCGCAGACAAATACATCCTCCGCTGGGCAGAAAACATCAAAATCCACGTCCATTCAAAGCAGGCATTTGTTCAGCTCTACTTTCAAGCCCTCAAAGGGTACTTCAAAGCAGCCAAAAAGAATCAAGATGCAAAACCTCCCCACAAGAAAAAACGCTATCTGCCGTTCATATGGAAAGAAAGCGCTGTAAAACTTCTGCCAGACGGTACCCTGAGATTGTCTTTGGGCAAAGAACGAGAACCATTTGTTGTACAAACACCTCTCAAACCTCCCCTTCGCATCAAACAGGCAAGACTTGTCTTTGAAGATGGATACTATCTCCACCTTGCGATAGAGGTGGAGATTGAAGAGAAGAATGCTGGCTCTGGTGTTATGGCGGCCGACCTTGGAGTGCTCCGTCCCATCACGTGCTTTGATGGAAAAGAAGTCATCAGCTACCACGGAGGAGTCCTCAGCAGCACTCTTCGCTATCGAAACAAACGCCTTGCAAGTTTTCAGTCTGCCATAGCAGAGTGCAAGAAGGGATCAAGAAGGTACAACAAGCTTGTTAGTGCAAAGAAAAGAGCCCTGAGACGGCTCAGAAACCAGATCAACGACATCATGCACAAGATCACAAGCAGTTTCATCGGGCTGTGCCTCAGAAAACAAATCAGAACCATCGTGATAGGAGACGTCACAGGGATCAGAGAAAGAGCAGACTACAGCGACAACGCGAACCAGAAGATCCACCAGTGGCAGTTCAGAAAACTCATCGAGATGATAAGGTACAAAGCAGAGCAGTTCGGAATCGAAGTGAAACTCATCTCAGAAGCGAATACAAGCAAGACGTGTCCTAACTGTGGTGCAAAGAACAATCCGAACGGAAGAAGATACCACTGCAAAGCCTGTGGTTTTGAGTATCACAGGGACGGAGTTGGAGCAATCAACATCTGGAAAAGGTATCCTGGCACAGGCCAGGTAGTAGCGGGCTTGGCCCCCGTCAGAGGTGTGAGGTTTCATCCACACCTCTGTGGCCATGGAGCATCTTTGGCTCCATGGAAGGTGGCCTGA
- a CDS encoding DUF996 domain-containing protein yields the protein MKAYRMLAESLKISVFNTTASFYKWGAILLVVFGVGFILMFVGDILAIVGFFSKPSEEAA from the coding sequence GTGAAAGCCTACAGGATGCTCGCCGAGAGTTTGAAAATCTCAGTCTTCAACACCACCGCGTCTTTCTACAAATGGGGAGCGATCCTTCTTGTTGTTTTCGGGGTGGGTTTCATACTCATGTTCGTGGGTGATATTCTCGCGATAGTTGGCTTTTTCTCAAAACCATCCGAAGAAGCGGCTTGA